The Daucus carota subsp. sativus chromosome 7, DH1 v3.0, whole genome shotgun sequence genome window below encodes:
- the LOC108194249 gene encoding uncharacterized protein LOC108194249 — translation MGLTDVGINDVELSLKHIFNQWELRTCILLSLFLQVLLILAGPLRRIVSHKSLDILLWSAYLLADVTAIFAVGLISSKQNDLSNQCKNAPSPSSTVLATFWAPFLLAHLGGPDPITAFALEDNELWLRHLFALFTQCGAVIYVFYQSLRPENLWIPSLLMFLCGIIKYAERTYALYCASANTFRDSMLRDPDPGPNYAKLMGEYISKKDAKLPTRIEMLPEPDRVIKVVNRMKTTKLAPLEVVQYAFKYFANFKGLVVDLIFSFRERNQSRDFFLARSYEDAFRVVEVELNFLYDVLFTKLPVVYYKAGFFCRAVSVGAIVTSLVIFHYVDKKKFNPEGFEVGITYTLLIGGIALEAIAFLMLIFSDWTVVKLKPSPDENPNDQSWTGRFIRCVVSTNFTRGKIICWFLNIGTVRGDGSRSEPTDSRWAESIANYNFIFYCLHRRSKTKERFYDQFGLRAFIDEMVYTEHYRLASDMKEFIFKELKMKSEMADDLDTAKEICSARGEWVLRIEGYSGSELFSYVSDVDYDESLLLWHIATELCYNDKEDVTYQREQDRSLDEFHRRISKRISDYMIYLLVMKPGMMSAVSGIGLIRFRDTRAEAYKFFESELSTADKSLPAEQLQKTACERIINVNTDVKPVTIKGDRSKSVLFEAARLAKELKKEEFKKKWEIISKVWVELLSYGASHIRSSAHAQQLSKGGELITVVWLLMAQLGLGDQFQINEGHARAKLIVGK, via the coding sequence ATGGGCTTGACTGACGTAGGCATCAATGATGTTGAGCTCTCACTGAAACACATCTTTAATCAGTGGGAACTCAGGACTTGCATCCTACTCAGTCTTTTCCTTCAGGTATTGTTGATTTTAGCAGGGCCTTTAAGAAGGATAGTCTCGCACAAATCGCTAGATATCCTTCTTTGGTCAGCATACTTGCTAGCAGATGTCACTGCAATTTTTGCAGTTGGGCTCATCTCGAGCAAGCAGAATGACTTGTCCAATCAATGCAAGAATGCGCCTTCGCCTTCAAGCACGGTCTTGGCAACCTTCTGGGCTCCTTTCCTTCTGGCGCACCTTGGTGGTCCGGATCCCATCACTGCCTTCGCCCTCGAGGATAATGAGCTCTGGCTCAGGCATCTGTTCGCCTTGTTCACACAATGCGGTGCTGTGATTTATGTTTTCTATCAGTCTCTCCGGCCTGAAAACCTCTGGATTCCATCACTGCTTATGTTTCTCTGCGGAATCATCAAGTATGCAGAGCGCACATATGCTCTGTATTGTGCCAGTGCCAACACCTTCCGTGACTCCATGCTGAGGGATCCTGATCCGGGGCCTAACTACGCGAAACTCATGGGGGAATACATTTCCAAAAAAGATGCTAAACTCCCAACCAGAATTGAAATGCTTCCGGAGCCGGATAGAGTGATCAAAGTAGTCAACAGAATGAAGACTACCAAACTGGCGCCACTGGAAGTTGTGCAGTATGCTTTTAAGTACTTCGCTAACTTCAAAGGACTGGTGGTGGACCTCATTTTCAGCTTCCGTGAGCGCAACCAGAGCCGGGATTTCTTCCTTGCAAGAAGCTATGAAGACGCCTTCAGAGTAGTTGAGGTAGAGTTGAACTTTCTTTATGATGTTTTATTCACCAAGCTTCCTGTAGTGTATTATAAGGCAGGGTTCTTCTGTCGGGCTGTATCCGTTGGTGCCATTGTCACTTCATTGGTGATTTTTCATTATGTTGATAAGAAGAAATTTAATCCTGAAGGATTCGAGGTAGGAATTACCTACACTCTGCTTATCGGAGGAATTGCCCTGGAAGCCATTGCATTTTTAATGCTTATTTTCTCGGACTGGACCGTTGTGAAGCTGAAGCCTTCTCCTGATGAGAATCCCAATGACCAATCGTGGACTGGTCGGTTCATTCGTTGTGTAGTAAGTACTAATTTCACAAGAGGGAAGATCATATGTTGGTTTCTCAACATCGGTACTGTCCGTGGAGACGGTTCCCGGTCAGAACCTACTGATAGCAGGTGGGCTGAGTCTATTGCAAACtacaatttcatattttattgttTACATAGACGTTCAAAAACAAAGGAAAGATTTTATGATCAGTTTGGCCTTAGGGCCTTCATCGATGAGATGGTATACACTGAACATTACCGATTGGCTTCCGATATGAAAGAATTCATTTTCAAGGAGTTGAAAATGAAGTCGGAGATGGCAGATGATTTAGACACTGCTAAGGAGATTTGTTCAGCCAGAGGTGAATGGGTACTCCGAATCGAAGGCTACAGCGGCAGTGAGTTGTTTTCTTATGTTTCTGATGTTGACTATGATGAGAGCCTTCTTTTGTGGCACATTGCCACTGAACTTTGCTACAATGATAAAGAAGACGTGACATATCAGCGCGAGCAAGACCGGAGCCTAGATGAATTCCATAGAAGAATCTCCAAGCGTATATCAGACTACATGATATATCTTCTGGTCATGAAGCCTGGTATGATGTCAGCTGTTTCTGGTATTGGACTTATAAGGTTCCGCGACACGCGTGCTGAGGCTTACAAATTCTTTGAAAGTGAATTATCAACAGCTGATAAATCACTACCCGCAGAGCAGTTACAAAAAACAGCTTGCGAGAGAATTATTAATGTTAATACAGACGTTAAGCCGGTTACCATAAAGGGAGACAGAAGTAAGTCGGTCTTGTTTGAAGCAGCAAGATTGGCGAAAGAGCTGAAAAAGGAAGAATTCAAGAAGAAATGGGAGATCATCAGCAAGGTTTGGGTGGAACTGCTATCCTATGGAGCAAGTCATATCAGATCAAGCGCTCACGCTCAGCAGCTAAGTAAAGGGGGGGAGCTTATCACCGTTGTTTGGTTATTGATGGCTCAGCTTGGCTTGGGAGATCAGTTCCAGATCAATGAAGGTCATGCAAGGGCGAAGCTGATCGTCGGAAAGTAA
- the LOC108195597 gene encoding protein DESIGUAL 2 — protein MALAMAYSKNMGPFICLLIIIIDVIAGILGIEAEISQNKVKHLRLWVFECRDPSYEAFKLGFAAAIMLAFAHVLANMLGGCICMWSTEELDKSSANKQLAVSSLVLSWIILVIAFSMLIAGALSNSHSRADCGVSHHRFLSIGGVLCFLHGLFAVAYYISATATLAEEKKLNEAAPVTA, from the exons ATGGCTCTTGCAATGGCTTATTCGAAGAATATGGGGCCATTCATCTGCCTATTGATCATCATCATAGACGTGATCGCGGGCATACTTGGGATTGAAGCTGAGATATCACAGAACAAAGTGAAGCACTTGAGGTTATGGGTGTTTGAGTGCAGAGATCCGAGCTATGAAGCATTTAAGCTAGGATTTGCTGCTGCAATCATGTTGGCCTTTGCTCATGTTCTTGCTAACATGCTTGGGGGTTGCATATGCATGTGGTCCACCGAAGAATTGGATAAATCATCTGCTAACAAACAATTGGCTGTCTCTTCTCTAGTCTTGTCATG GATCATTTTGGTTATTGCATTCTCAATGTTGATAGCTGGAGCCTTATCAAACTCCCACTCAAGGGCTGATTGTGGAGTGTCTCATCATCGTTTCCTGTCGATAGGAGGGGTTTTGTGTTTCCTTCACGGACTATTTGCAGTGGCATATTATATATCTGCAACAGCTACCCTTGCAGAAGAGAAGAAATTAAACGAAGCAGCACCTGTAACAGCATGA
- the LOC108196439 gene encoding lysine-specific demethylase JMJ28-like, whose product MPENADLPDNHRCARTDGRKWRCKREVSAGKRYCEDHFVQLHKKGQKKKKGRNQEDNSRKTGEKSKVKVEIDNNGSKKRSASEALDETLRKMKLKKGDIQLELIREYLVRKVEKKKEKDMEERRSGLNNIMKELPNGRMAIPVESREKFDNVGPYNVKLGVNCKSIERRNFRSKNVEPIPVCTMQILPHVKETVKLKQGKRRNCHWCRKSSYRILVRCKSCQKESFCEDCIEERGFIREEVRIACPICRKTCRCRACSISKSKDFERKETTKDAEKVEKIRQLYYIIQLLLPVMEKMNMEQRIELETEAKIKGAKRYEIPQIKVGCKNFVCCNCNTSIIGFYRSCKSCSYNLCLSCCHGFRKGKLTGSIQENKIMFPNRKRACTSDNKLPSHRNQNSSPNQGRKSIVSSTLLRNWKVYSDGRISCPPKFFGGCGGDYILDLRRISYSGGDKELQTSVEDIVSRYDFTDATDVGSCCSLCSNTDNQSMGIKLLLETARRDDLSENFLYYPTIQDLHIEKIRHFQNHWGKGHPVIIRNVIPVATNVLWDPVTLFCTYLGKSNEANKTENCLDWFEVELSDSQIFMGSTEGQTNAFMRQETVKVKGWFCPNLFQEHFPEHFAQIMHLMPLKEYLDPKSGHFNLAAKLPEYVSKPDLGPSVHIAYGEPEEFMQGHFITRLSYESYDLVNILAHTRDVPVSQKELNRLKALLEKYKDQDHSKSTNKVVDQPIRNEGEGRLEFNSECMKDVTRKSSLQDENTKDFVFQDRPEIDLNLPDRSAQASTCLVVSRGDFKGVQSQNMSKVDEQDQEFDPETTIHCSGTIHRLEDLEDENSCRHDIESSSCKKEKPATNSSGAQWDIFRRQDVPNLLEYLRKHCNDSIPAYQSPVHVVHPILDNSFYFDAFQKMRLKKEFNIEPWTFEQKTGEAVIIPAGCPYQVKKSKPSVNVVLEFISPENAPECVRLADEIRLLPQNHKAKGKYREVQKMTLLGISAAIEEIKSLTDMASSEKEEVSL is encoded by the exons ATGCCGGAGAACGCCGATTTGCCGGACAATCACCGGTGCGCGAGGACAGACGGCCGAAAATGGCGGTGCAAACGCGAAGTTTCCGCCGGTAAGCGTTACTGTGAAGATCACTTTGTTCAGCTCCATAAGAAaggtcagaagaagaagaaggggaGGAATCAGGAGGATAATTCTCGAAAAACCGGAGAGAAATCGAAAGTGAAAGTGGAAATAGACAATAATGGGAGTAAGAAGCGATCAGCGAGTGAGGCGTTAGACGAGACGTTGAGGAAGATGAAGTTGAAGAAAGGAGATATACAGTTGGAGTTGATCAGAGAGTATTTGGTTCGAAAAGTCGAGAAAAAGAAGGAGAAAGATATGGAGGAGAGGAGGAGTGGACTGAATAATATAATGAAAGAGTTGCCGAATGGTAGGATGGCGATACCAGTGGAATCTCGAGAGAAATTTGATAATGTAGGTCCTTATAATGTGAAGTTGGGGGTGAATTGTAAAAGTATTGAAAGGCGGAATTTTAGGTCGAAGAATGTGGAGCCGATTCCTGTTTGTACAATGCAG ATATTACCGCATGTTAAAGAGACTGTGAAGTTGAAACAAGGGAAGAGGAGAAATTGTCATTGGTGTCGAAAAAGTAGTTATCGTATACTGGTTAGGTGTAAAAGTTGCCAAAAGGAATCGTTTTGTGAAGATTGTATAGAAGAAAG GGGTTTTATTAGGGAAGAAGTTAGAATAGCTTGTCCAATTTGTCGCAAAACATGCAGATGCAGGGCCTGCTCAATCTCAAAATCCAAGGACTTTGAACGCAAG GAAACTACTAAGGATGCAGAGAAAGTTGAGAAAATTCGGCAGCTTTATTATATCATACAATTACTTCTTCCTGTTATGGAAAAGATGAACATGGAGCAGAGAATTGAGCTTGAAACAGAAGCTAAAATAAAAG GAGCAAAACGCTATGAAATTCCTCAGATTAAAGTAGGCTGCAAGAACTTTGTGTGTTG TAACTGTAATACTTCCATAATAGGTTTCTACAGAAGCTGCAAAAGCTGTTCCTATAATCTGTGTTTAAGTTGTTGTCATGGGTTCCGTAAGGGAAAATTAACTGGAAGTATCCAAGAAAACAAAATCATGTTTCCAAACAGAAAGAGAGCTTGTACATCTGATAACAAGCTACCATCACATAGGAATCAGAATAGCTCCCCAAACCAAGGTAGAAAGTCAATTGTTTCTTCAACATTACTTCGAAATTGGAAAGTGTATAGTGATGGAAGAATATCTTGCCCCCCCAAGTTTTTCGGTGGATGCGGTGGTGATTACATTCTTGATTTGAGACGCATATCTTACTCTGGTGGGGACAAAGAGCTACAAACAAGTGTGGAAGACATAGTTAGCAGATATGACTTTACAGATGCTACAGATGTTGGTTCATGTTGCTCATTGTGCAGCAATACAGATAATCAATCAATGGGAATTAAGCTGTTGCTTGAAACAGCTCGGAGAGATGATTTAAGTGAAAACTTTCTATATTACCCAACCATTCAGGACCTTCACATTGAAAAGATTCGACACTTTCAAAATCATTGGGGCAAAGGTCATCCAGTCATAATTCGGAATGTGATTCCAGTTGCCACAAACGTACTTTGGGATCCAGTTACCTTGTTCTGCACTTATCTTGGAAAAAGTAATGAAGCAAACAAGACAGAAAATTGCCTGGATTGGTTTGAG GTAGAACTCAGTGATAGTCAGATTTTTATGGGCTCGACGGAGGGCCAAACCAATGCATTCATGCGCCAGGAGACGGTAAAAGTAAAAGGTTGGTTTTGTCCAAATCTTTTTCAAGAACATTTCCCGGAGCATTTTGCTCAGATCATGCACTTGATGCCACTTAAAGAGTACTTGGATCCAAAATCTGGTCATTTTAACCTAGCAGCAAAGTTACCAGAATATGTGTCGAAGCCAGACTTGGGTCCTTCTGTACATATTGCTTACGGAGAACCCGAGGAATTTATGCAGGGCCATTTCATTACAAGGCTTAGCTATGAATCCTATGATCTG GTTAATATTCTTGCACACACAAGAGATGTACCGGTATCCCAAAAGGAGCTCAATAGGCTCAAAGCATTGCTGGAGAAGTATAAGGATCAAGATCATAGTAAATCTACAAATAAGGTGGTTGATCAGCCAATAAGAAATGAAGGTGAAGGAAGATTAGAATTCAACAGTGAATGTATGAAAGATGTGACTAGAAAGTCATCACTTCAAGATGAAAACACCAAAGATTTTGTCTTTCAGGATAGGCCTGAAATAGACTTAAACCTCCCTGATAGAAGTGCACAAGCCTCTACATGCTTAGTTGTTTCTAGAGGTGATTTCAAAGGTGTCCAATCCCAAAATATGTCAAAAGTGGATGAACAAGACCAAGAATTTGACCCTGAGACCACAATTCATTGCTCTGGGACCATTCATAGATTGGAAGACCTGGAGGATGAGAATTCATGTCGGCATGATATAGAAAGCTCAAGTTGTAAAAAGGAGAAACCAGCAACCAATTCTTCTGGTGCCCAGTGGGATATCTTTCGCAGGCAAGATGTTCCGAATCTTCTAGAGTACCTCAGAAAGCATTGTAATGATTCCATACCAGCATACCAAAGTCCAGTTCAT GTGGTTCATCCGATTCTTGATAACAGTTTCTACTTTGATGCATTTCAGAAGATGCGTCTAAAAAAAGAATTCA ATATTGAACCTTGGACCTTTGAGCAAAAGACAGGCGAAGCTGTCATCATTCCTGCAGGGTGTCCATATCAAGTCAAAAAATCCAAG CCCAGCGTCAATGTAGTCCTGGAATTTATCTCTCCTGAAAATGCTCCCGAGTGCGTCAGATTGGCTGATGAAATCCGTTTACTACCTCAAAATCACAAAGCCAAAGGGAAATATCGTGAG GTGCAAAAAATGACCCTCCTTGGTATCAGTGCTGCAATCGAGGAAATTAAAAGCCTTACAGA CATGGCATCAAGCGAAAAGGAAGAAGTAAGCCTGTGA